The sequence below is a genomic window from Thiomonas intermedia.
ATGTCCTTGAGCACCAGCGGCACGCCTACGTTCGACAGCTTGGCGGCGATCATCATCAACAACGCCAACACCACGCGGGCGCGGTATTCCCAGAGGTAAGGCCAAAGCGCTGAAATCACCGCCCAGCGCGATCGCGTCGGGGTGGCAGAAGGGGATGACTCCGGCATGGCGGAGGAGTTTCTCGCGTGCATGGAATGAACGGTTCGGGCTCCCTCCGCCGCGAACAGGCGGGGCAGCTCACACAAAGGGATTCAGCGAGCCCGCCCATCGGTGTCGCGATCACACACCCGTTGGCAAACCGGGATGCAACCACGTTCAGCCGCGTATGCAGGGGCTCCTTAAACTACGGGTTTTGATTATCTGCGCCGAAACGGCGCTCTGCTCGGAGCCTTCCATGACCCCTGTTCCCCAACTCCCCGACCGCGCCCCGACGTTGCGCATTCAGGCCCGCCCTGCCGACGTCAATATGCACGGCGACATCTTCGGCGGCTGGATCATGGCGCAGGTCGACATCGCTGGCGGCATCACGGCCGCCTGGCGCGCCAAAGGCCGCGTCGCCACCGTGGCGGTGAAGGAGTTTCTGTTCAAGCAACCGGTTCTGGTCGGCGATGTGCTGTCGTTCTTCACCGAAATCGACCATGTCGGCAACACCTCGGTCACCGTGCGGGTGGAGGTCTACGCGCAGCGCACACCGTCGAATGTCGAGGTCATCAAAGTCACCGATGCCCTGCTGACCTATGTCGCGGTCGGAGCCGACCGCCGGCCTCGACCGGTGGATCAGTCCTGACCCTGCGCGCCGCAAACGACAAGGCCGCCTTCAGGATTTCCATCGGGCGGCCTTGTCGTTTTTCAAGACGCTGATTACTTGCTTTCGCCCTCGGCGGCAGCAGCACCTTCGTCGCTCACGCCACCCGCTGGCGGGCTGACCGTCACGACGGCAGGATTGTCCACCCCGTGCATGAGCACCGTCACGCCCTTGGGCAGCTTGAGGTCGTTGACGTGCACGCTCTGGTGCAGCACCAAGCCACTCAGATCGACCGCGATGAACTCGGGCAGGTCGGCCGGCAGGCAGGACACTTCCACTTCGTTCATCACGTGGTTGACCAGGCCATGGCTGAGCTTGACCGCGGGAGAGTTCTCCGCGCCGGTGAAGTGCAGCGGCACCTTCATCGCAATCTTGTGCCCCGCGTCGACGCGCTGGAAATCGATGTGCAGCACCAGTTGCTTGTAGGGGTGCATCTGGTAGTCGCGCAACAGCACCTGGCTGGTCTTGCCGGCCACGTCCATGTCCAGAACGGACGAATGGAACTGCTCCTTCTTCAGCGCGTGAAACAACGCGTTGTGATCGAGCTCGATCATCTGGGGCGCTTGCTCGCCACCGTAAATGATGCCGGGAGTCTTCCCGGCACGACGCAGGCGGCGGCTCGCACCAGTGCCCTGCAAACTACGTTCGAATGCGACGACTTTCATGTCGACTCCTGAAAAAGGGGCCATGCCCCGTGGTAAACGGCGCCTGCGACCAGCGCCGTGAGAACCCGCCGGAATCGGCGGACAAAAGAATCAGAAAAGGGTTTCCTGCTCGTTGAACAGTTGCAGCACCGAGCCGCCGTAAGCAATGCGCTGAATGGTCTGCGCAATGAGCGAGGCCGCGGAAAGCTGGCGGATCTTGCCGCATTCGCGCGCTTCCTCGCGCAGCGGAATGGTGTTGGTGACGACCAGTTCGTCGATGGCGCTGTTCTGCAGGCGCTGAATGGCGGGGCCGGACAGCACCGGGTGAGTGCAATAGGCCATGACCCGTTTGGCACCGCGCGTCTTGAGCACCTCGGCGGCTTTGGTCAGCGTGCCGGCGGTGTCCACCATGTCGTCCATGATGATGCAGTTGCGCCCTTCGATCTCGCCGATGACGTTCATCACCTCCGAAACGTTCGGCTTGGGGCGGCGCTTGTCGATGATGGCCAGATCACAGTCCATCAATTTGGCCAGCGCGCGGGCACGCACCACGCCGCCGATGTCGGGCGAGACAACGATGAGATCACTGTAATTCTTCTCGCGCAGATCCGACAACAAGATCGGTGAGGCGTAGATGTTGTCGACCGGAATATCGAAGAAGCCCTGCACCTGGTCGGCGTGCAGATCCATGGTGACCACCCGCGCAACGCCGGCCGCCTGCAGGACGTTGGCCACGACTTTCGCCGTGATGGGCACACGTGCGGACCGAGGGCGCCGATCCTGCCGCGCGTAACCGAAATAGGGGATGACGGCCGTGATGCGCTCGGCCGAGGCACGCTTGAGTGCATCGACCATGATGAGCAGTTCCATCAGGTTGTCATTGGTCGGCGCACAGGTGGACTGGACGATGAACACCTCGCGCGCCCGGACGTTCTGTTGGATCTCGACGGTCACTTCACCGTCCGAGAACCTGCCGATGTAGGCCTGGCCAAGGCCGATACCGAGTTGTTCCGCAACTTCCTGGGCAAGCGCCGGATTGGCATTGCCGGTGAACAGAATAAAGTCCGCCGGATTCGGTGTCATGGTGGAGTGTTGCGCGATTACTGCGCCTGAAATGCCGGGGCATCTGACCACCCTGGCAAAGCCCGCGGTCTGCAGCGCCGCAGGCGAAACGCTTTCAAAATTCGGCTTTCAAAAATCGTGGCTGGGGAGGAAGGACTCGAACCCTCGCATGCCGGAATCAAAATCCGGTGCCTTAACCAACTTGGCGACTCCCCAACATCATCCGCACGCGGCGAATGACTAAAAAACCGTTTGCCTTCTTGCGCTGCGCGTTCGCAACGCAAGGCCGACATTATGCTTGAATCCAGTGCTGCAAGGGATGCTCGCGCAATCCCTTGCATAGTCGGCCCCTCCAGCCCGCTGGCCATGAGGCCGGCACACCTGCCGGTAAACCGCCCTCGTCCTGCAATCCTTGCACGACTGAAGCGTCGACCAAGGCAAAAACTGCACTACCCGAGCCCGTCATCCGCACCTCGAAGCGCAGCCCAGATGGCCTGCGATCCAGTTCAGCGCGTACGGCCTGCATCGCCCGAGCCACTTCGGGCTCCAGCGCGACGGCGCCAGGCTGCAAATCGTTCCTGCCCCACAATGGGCTTGCTCCCTTGGCGGGGGAAAAGCCCAATTCGTCCGGAACATTCATCCCTCGGTCAGCGCCTTGCCCTTGCCCACCAGACTCGCAAAATTTGCCAAGCCATTCAGCAAAGCCTGCTATTTTTGCTTCGGCCCTTGGGGTTGTCAAGTCGAGGGTGGAAAACACGGCGCCTGTGGACAGGCCGCGTCCTGGATGCACCACAGCAAACCAGGGTGTGGGCAGCAGGATGGCCTGCAGCTTCTCGCCCACACCTTCCGCCCAGGCATTGCGGCCGAAGATGAAGATGGGCACGTCGGCGCCGAGCTGCAGGGCAAGGCTCATGAGGTCGGCGCGCGACAGATCGAGACGCCACAGACGGTTGAGCCCGATCAGCACCGTGGCCGCGTCTGAGCTGCCGCCGCCGAGTCCGGCCTGCTGCGGAATGGACTTGCGCAGATGAATGTCGACTCCGCTCCGGCACCCGGTGAACTCCTGGAGCAGACGCGCCGCGCGCACGCAGAGATCGTCCTGCG
It includes:
- a CDS encoding acyl-CoA thioesterase, with protein sequence MTPVPQLPDRAPTLRIQARPADVNMHGDIFGGWIMAQVDIAGGITAAWRAKGRVATVAVKEFLFKQPVLVGDVLSFFTEIDHVGNTSVTVRVEVYAQRTPSNVEVIKVTDALLTYVAVGADRRPRPVDQS
- a CDS encoding ribose-phosphate pyrophosphokinase, coding for MTPNPADFILFTGNANPALAQEVAEQLGIGLGQAYIGRFSDGEVTVEIQQNVRAREVFIVQSTCAPTNDNLMELLIMVDALKRASAERITAVIPYFGYARQDRRPRSARVPITAKVVANVLQAAGVARVVTMDLHADQVQGFFDIPVDNIYASPILLSDLREKNYSDLIVVSPDIGGVVRARALAKLMDCDLAIIDKRRPKPNVSEVMNVIGEIEGRNCIIMDDMVDTAGTLTKAAEVLKTRGAKRVMAYCTHPVLSGPAIQRLQNSAIDELVVTNTIPLREEARECGKIRQLSAASLIAQTIQRIAYGGSVLQLFNEQETLF
- a CDS encoding 50S ribosomal protein L25/general stress protein Ctc, with translation MKVVAFERSLQGTGASRRLRRAGKTPGIIYGGEQAPQMIELDHNALFHALKKEQFHSSVLDMDVAGKTSQVLLRDYQMHPYKQLVLHIDFQRVDAGHKIAMKVPLHFTGAENSPAVKLSHGLVNHVMNEVEVSCLPADLPEFIAVDLSGLVLHQSVHVNDLKLPKGVTVLMHGVDNPAVVTVSPPAGGVSDEGAAAAEGESK
- the ispE gene encoding 4-(cytidine 5'-diphospho)-2-C-methyl-D-erythritol kinase, giving the protein MRALFNLPAPAKINWFLHITGRRPDGYHTLQTVFQFIDWNDAIDLIRRDDGVIRRIGADDLPQDDLCVRAARLLQEFTGCRSGVDIHLRKSIPQQAGLGGGSSDAATVLIGLNRLWRLDLSRADLMSLALQLGADVPIFIFGRNAWAEGVGEKLQAILLPTPWFAVVHPGRGLSTGAVFSTLDLTTPRAEAKIAGFAEWLGKFCESGGQGQGADRGMNVPDELGFSPAKGASPLWGRNDLQPGAVALEPEVARAMQAVRAELDRRPSGLRFEVRMTGSGSAVFALVDASVVQGLQDEGGLPAGVPASWPAGWRGRLCKGLREHPLQHWIQA